The stretch of DNA TTTAGAGGGTTTCTCATCAGGTTTTCCATTTTCTTCAACAACATTACCACCCCAAATCTTTTTGCCAAATTCAAACATTTTCTCCTCAATAGGTTTGGAGAAAGTAGGAGTCTTTCCATTCTTGCAACTCTTCATCTTATTGTCAAATTTCAACTTCAGCCTCCGAACCTTATCTTTCAGCTGTTCAAGTGTAACTGGAAAATGAATCGACTTCTTCACATCATCGTAAAATGCTGTGGGATATTTCGCTGGATCGTTCCCTGTTTTTGCAGTAAAATCGACTAGACCTTCAAGAATTGCAAGTTCGTCATCTTCATTGAAAACTCtctgaaacaatttttttgagtCATCACCGGGCTTTTTGTTATCCTCCTCCTGTTCTTTCTTATCATCAGCAGCGGCcgttgttttcttcttctttgattGTTTAGCTTCGTCTACAAGTTTGGTGTCACTCTCAGCAGAACGTTTGGTTCCAGATCTGGCCGGTGCGGCAGAGGATTTTGGTTGAGGctttgattttagggtttcatcACTGGATTTTGAATTGATGGATTTGAGTTTTGGAGGTGGTTCTTGATCAGAATCGGTATCGGTttcttcttcgtcttcatcGTCTTCATCTTTTTTGGATTCCGATTTATCATTATCAGTTTGAGCGGTTTTGGAAGCAGGTTTTGAAGGAGGAGGTTGTTCTTCTTCTGATTCATCATCTTCtgaatcatcatcttcttcaccttcagatgaAGAAGCTTCTTCAGATGACGAATCTTCTTCAGATGACGAATCTTCgtcatcttttttttcttcttctggcTTTTTGGACGGTGGCGGTTGGTCGTTCTTTGAGGCGGAGGTGAGTGGTTGGTCATTCTTGGAGACGGGGGTGAGTGGTTCGTCGTCTTTGGACGCGGCGGGGGTTGGTTGCCGTTTCTTTGCCATTGAGAAATTTGGGATTAGGGTTTCGGGGAGTGAGTCAGTGTGTCTGTCCGTGACATCGAAAGtatatataactaaaaataatgGTAAAAAGAAGTTAGAGagtccaaaattattttgcttttattatgttaatgataataaaataagttacaaaaaattatatgagaGTTAATTACAAAGGATATAAATAcacataataataaataataaagaataataAGTAAGTTAATTGAGGGTTATAGTACACATAAGCATGAATGCAATGAGAGAAGATGCTTATGTACACATAAGCATGAAGGGAGCTTCTAGGATGAAGTCACAAAACTCACTTCTTTTGTGAAGTTTGGTCAACTATCCAATAGAATGCTAGCTGAATCCACATCAGCATTAGTGTGTAATGAAGGTCTATGGTGAGTCCTTTAATGATAGTTTTACTTATTGCATATTAGTccttcttttaattaaaattattgtaataattaaaatttattttatttagatttaAATCATAAAACTAATATCCaactcttaatttatttttttaaagtcaaAATTCCCTCATTATCTCTCATCTCCATTCTTCATGTGTTCATCATTCACCACCTAAATCCTCCATTTTCATTGAACAACAATAAAAGCAAACTCATTCTTTTGATGTGTGGATAATTGCAAAAGAAAACCCCAGATCTGTAGCCCAAACGTGAGTGAACTCGAATCTATTTTGTTTCAAGTTTGATAATTCCAAACACTTTTTCCTTCTATGTTTAGATTTGTCATCAaagtgtaaccaaaaaaagattTTTCATCTAAAATCGATTATGAGATTCAAAATCTAATTTGAAGTTATAATTTAAAACTACTGCATTTACTAGAATCAAGACTGGTAGGACGCGGGTCTGAAACCGGGCCGGAATGACCCGgctgaaggttgaagatgagGATTAATTTAATATGTTTACGCTACTGTTATAAATATTATACAGATGACGCAAATAAAATAACAACATGTTTGTATGGCGTAGCGATTGATGTGTTATTTGAGTTTCCAACATGTTGTGGGTTTGACTCCTGTTGGGAACCGTTTttgtaaattatatttttttaaacaatattgataataatacagcaaaaaaaaaattgcaacaaTGAAACAAGCAAGATTTGAACAGGGAACCTTTGAGTATAAATCAACAACACTTACCAGCTTGACAGCAGAAGTTTCTCGTTAAGATTATACAATCCATATATACATATTTAGTTTAAGTTGTGTTGTACGATTCAGAGTTTTAATCACGCCTATATGGATTAGAATTAATTGATTATGACGTAGTTgtagcatatttaattaaataaaattatagtatttttttcttttacaataaaaattatagtaCTTCTCTGTTTAAAAATAAGATTCTTTTTAAAAAGTTGTAAAGATTAAGAAAGTGGACTgtagtattaaatttgttgacagttaatattatttttacaattttatcacTCAAAGGAGATAATGAGTTAATATACTTTTAGAGTTTTTATTACATTTTGTAATTAATGAGTTATCATTTAAAGCACGATTAACCCTAGTCTTTGACGGACGGTTAAACTTCAATTGaagttaatgaattaaaaagtatataaataaagtaccatttaaaaataaagtaagatCATACTCTGATTCaattgaagcactattaaccctagATTTTGACGAAATATTATACTCCGGTTCAaattgaagcacta from Trifolium pratense cultivar HEN17-A07 linkage group LG5, ARS_RC_1.1, whole genome shotgun sequence encodes:
- the LOC123884350 gene encoding GLABROUS1 enhancer-binding protein-like, producing MAKKRQPTPAASKDDEPLTPVSKNDQPLTSASKNDQPPPSKKPEEEKKDEDDEDEEETDTDSDQEPPPKLKSINSKSSDETLKSKPQPKSSAAPARSGTKRSAESDTKLVDEAKQSKKKKTTAAADDKKEQEEDNKKPGDDSKKLFQRVFNEDDELAILEGLVDFTAKTGNDPAKYPTAFYDDVKKSIHFPVTLEQLKDKVRRLKLKFDNKMKSCKNGKTPTFSKPIEEKMFEFGKKIWGGNVVEENGKPDEKPSKKGAVKKSPTTKKLDMEPDLSLVASKETRKENPGSGFIMNEMHRFDKSVSGLFGSGMDLLKSGVELLEESKRIELEKRWKELQIAELKVVNMRAELSEKQSRLIMDALMSSSSD